Proteins encoded together in one Passer domesticus isolate bPasDom1 chromosome 6, bPasDom1.hap1, whole genome shotgun sequence window:
- the PAK6 gene encoding serine/threonine-protein kinase PAK 6 isoform X2, translating into MFRKKKKKRPEISAPQNFEHRVHTSFDPKEGKFVGLPPQWQNILDTLRRPKPVVDPSRITRMQLQPMKTVVRGSTVEVEGYISGLLNDIQKLSAISSNTLRGRSPTSRRRAQSLGLLGDERPPDMYLQSPEGDWADKYGNYLNCNGGSKVARRQTMWPDYKSRLEGQCHPNGMVTKAQSLGPSEFQGADGSCLQRSSGLPQVPAVPGEGETAVKGPEESWLQRQPSARPSGEGSPSSKSRENSLKRRLLRSVFPLSTASSKPGPPLQIKPNAFFKPQQWGSPLSPAAKAQSLPPDQPASEFPRMISEAGTPQKSPTAEKAVAVPPGRPSPAGSPRNRQTQTSSSNLHLPQDSAGKGQPASEDPVVVTHEQFKAALRMVVDQGDPRALLENYIKIGEGSTGIVCIAREKHSGRQVAVKMMDLRKQQRRELLFNEVVIMRDYQHVNVVEMYKSYLVGEELWVLMEFLQGGALTDIVSQIRLNEEQIATVCESVLQALSYLHSQGVIHRDIKSDSILLTLDGRVKLSDFGFCAQISKDVPKRKSLVGTPYWMAPEVIARIPYTTEVDIWSLGIMVIEMVDGEPPYFSDSPVQAMKRLRDSPPPKLKNFHRTSPVLRDFLERMLTRDPLERATAQELLDHPFLLQTGLPECLVPLIQQYRKRTSTC; encoded by the exons ATGTTCCgtaagaagaagaagaaacgCCCGGAGATCTCGGCCCCGCAGAACTTTGAGCACCGTGTCCACACCTCATTTGACCCAAAGGAGGGCAAATTTGTGGGCCTGCCACCTCAATGGCAGAATATTCTGGACACGCTGAGGCGCCCCAAGCCAGTGGTAGACCCTTCGAGAATCACAAGGATGCAGCTCCAGCCTATGAAG ACCGTGGTGCGGGGCAGCACCGTGGAAGTGGAAGGTTACATCTCTGGGTTGCTCAATGACATCCAGAAGCTTTCTGCCATCAGCTCGAACACTCTGAGGGGCAGGAGCCCCACCAGCAGGAGAAGAGCCCAGTCCCTTGGGCTCCTGGGAGATGAGAGACCCCCAGACATGTACCTTCAGAGTCCTGAAGGAGACTGGGCAGACAAGTATGGGAACTACCTCAACTGCAATGGTGGGTCCAAGGTGGCCCGGAGGCAGACCATGTGGCCAGATTACAAATCCCGCCTGGAAGGGCAGTGTCATCCCAACGGGATGGTGACAAAAGCCCAGTCCCTGGGGCCGTCGGAGTTCCAGGGCGCCGATGGCAGCTGCCTGCAGCGCTCCTCTGGGCTGCCGCAGGTGCCCGCCGTGCCGGGGGAGGGCGAGACGGCAGTGAAGGGCCCGGAAGAGAGCTGGCTGCAGCGACAGCCCAGCGCCAGACCCTCGGGggagggcagccccagctccaaaTCACGGGAGAACAGCCTGAAGAGGAGGCTCTTGCGCAGCGTGTTCCCCTTGTCCACCGCCTCGAGCAAGCCAGGCCCTCCCCTGCAGATCAAG CCTAATGCTTTCTTCAAGCCCCAGCAGTGGGGTTcccccctcagccctgcagccaaaGCCCAGTCTCTCCCTCCAGACCAGCCTGCCTCCGAGTTCCCCAGGATGATATCCGAAGCTGGGACCCCCCAGAAGTCCCCAACAGCAGAGAaggctgtggcagtgccaccaggcCGGCCCTCCCCAGCAGGGTCCCCCAGGAACCGGCAGACCCAGACCAGTTCCAGCAACCTCCACCTGCCCCAGGACTCTGCTGGGAAGGGGCAGCCAGCCAGCGAGGACCCTGTGGTTGTGACTCACGAGCAATTCAAGGCTGCCCTCAGGATGGTTGTGGACCAGGGAGATCCCAGGGCATTGCTGGAGAATTACATCAAGATTGGGGAAGGCTCCACAGGAATCGTGTGCATCGCTCGGGAGAAGCACTCGGGGCGCCAGGTGGCCGTGAAGATGATGGACCTGAGGAAGCAGCAGCGCCGGGAGCTCCTCTTCAATGAG GTGGTGATAATGAGGGACTATCAACACGTCAATGTCGTGGAGATGTACAAGAGCTACCTTGTGGGAGAGGAGCTCTGGGTGCTGATGGAgttcctgcagggaggagccCTCACAGACATCGTGTCTCAGATCAG GCTGAACGAGGAGCAGATTGCCACAGTGTGCGAGTCGGTGCTGCAGGCTCTGTCCTATCTCCACTCCCAGGGGGTCATTCACCGAGACATCAAGAGCGACTCCATTCTTCTGACGTTGGATGGCAGG GTCAAACTCTCTGATTTTGGCTTCTGTGCTCAGATCAGTAAAGATGTACCTAAAAGAAAATCCCTGGTGGGTACTCCTTATTGGATGGCTCCAGAAGTCATTGCAAGGATACCGTACACTACTGAG GTAGATATCTGGTCCCTGGGGATCATGGTGATAGAGATGGTAGATGGAGAACCCCCCTACTTCAGTGATTCTCCAGTCCAGGCAATGAAGAGACTCCGTGACAGCCCTCCTCCCAAGCTGAAAAACTTCCACAGG ACCTCCCCAGTTCTGAGAGACTTCTTGGAGAGGATGTTGACACGGGATCCACTGGAAAGAGCAACGGCACAAGAACTCCTGGATCACCCCTTTTTGCTCCAGACAGGACTTCCAGAGTGCTTGGTGCCCCTTATCCAACAGTACAGGAAGCGCACCTCCACCTGCTGA
- the PAK6 gene encoding serine/threonine-protein kinase PAK 6 isoform X1 produces MCVMFRKKKKKRPEISAPQNFEHRVHTSFDPKEGKFVGLPPQWQNILDTLRRPKPVVDPSRITRMQLQPMKTVVRGSTVEVEGYISGLLNDIQKLSAISSNTLRGRSPTSRRRAQSLGLLGDERPPDMYLQSPEGDWADKYGNYLNCNGGSKVARRQTMWPDYKSRLEGQCHPNGMVTKAQSLGPSEFQGADGSCLQRSSGLPQVPAVPGEGETAVKGPEESWLQRQPSARPSGEGSPSSKSRENSLKRRLLRSVFPLSTASSKPGPPLQIKPNAFFKPQQWGSPLSPAAKAQSLPPDQPASEFPRMISEAGTPQKSPTAEKAVAVPPGRPSPAGSPRNRQTQTSSSNLHLPQDSAGKGQPASEDPVVVTHEQFKAALRMVVDQGDPRALLENYIKIGEGSTGIVCIAREKHSGRQVAVKMMDLRKQQRRELLFNEVVIMRDYQHVNVVEMYKSYLVGEELWVLMEFLQGGALTDIVSQIRLNEEQIATVCESVLQALSYLHSQGVIHRDIKSDSILLTLDGRVKLSDFGFCAQISKDVPKRKSLVGTPYWMAPEVIARIPYTTEVDIWSLGIMVIEMVDGEPPYFSDSPVQAMKRLRDSPPPKLKNFHRTSPVLRDFLERMLTRDPLERATAQELLDHPFLLQTGLPECLVPLIQQYRKRTSTC; encoded by the exons ATGT GCGTCATGTTCCgtaagaagaagaagaaacgCCCGGAGATCTCGGCCCCGCAGAACTTTGAGCACCGTGTCCACACCTCATTTGACCCAAAGGAGGGCAAATTTGTGGGCCTGCCACCTCAATGGCAGAATATTCTGGACACGCTGAGGCGCCCCAAGCCAGTGGTAGACCCTTCGAGAATCACAAGGATGCAGCTCCAGCCTATGAAG ACCGTGGTGCGGGGCAGCACCGTGGAAGTGGAAGGTTACATCTCTGGGTTGCTCAATGACATCCAGAAGCTTTCTGCCATCAGCTCGAACACTCTGAGGGGCAGGAGCCCCACCAGCAGGAGAAGAGCCCAGTCCCTTGGGCTCCTGGGAGATGAGAGACCCCCAGACATGTACCTTCAGAGTCCTGAAGGAGACTGGGCAGACAAGTATGGGAACTACCTCAACTGCAATGGTGGGTCCAAGGTGGCCCGGAGGCAGACCATGTGGCCAGATTACAAATCCCGCCTGGAAGGGCAGTGTCATCCCAACGGGATGGTGACAAAAGCCCAGTCCCTGGGGCCGTCGGAGTTCCAGGGCGCCGATGGCAGCTGCCTGCAGCGCTCCTCTGGGCTGCCGCAGGTGCCCGCCGTGCCGGGGGAGGGCGAGACGGCAGTGAAGGGCCCGGAAGAGAGCTGGCTGCAGCGACAGCCCAGCGCCAGACCCTCGGGggagggcagccccagctccaaaTCACGGGAGAACAGCCTGAAGAGGAGGCTCTTGCGCAGCGTGTTCCCCTTGTCCACCGCCTCGAGCAAGCCAGGCCCTCCCCTGCAGATCAAG CCTAATGCTTTCTTCAAGCCCCAGCAGTGGGGTTcccccctcagccctgcagccaaaGCCCAGTCTCTCCCTCCAGACCAGCCTGCCTCCGAGTTCCCCAGGATGATATCCGAAGCTGGGACCCCCCAGAAGTCCCCAACAGCAGAGAaggctgtggcagtgccaccaggcCGGCCCTCCCCAGCAGGGTCCCCCAGGAACCGGCAGACCCAGACCAGTTCCAGCAACCTCCACCTGCCCCAGGACTCTGCTGGGAAGGGGCAGCCAGCCAGCGAGGACCCTGTGGTTGTGACTCACGAGCAATTCAAGGCTGCCCTCAGGATGGTTGTGGACCAGGGAGATCCCAGGGCATTGCTGGAGAATTACATCAAGATTGGGGAAGGCTCCACAGGAATCGTGTGCATCGCTCGGGAGAAGCACTCGGGGCGCCAGGTGGCCGTGAAGATGATGGACCTGAGGAAGCAGCAGCGCCGGGAGCTCCTCTTCAATGAG GTGGTGATAATGAGGGACTATCAACACGTCAATGTCGTGGAGATGTACAAGAGCTACCTTGTGGGAGAGGAGCTCTGGGTGCTGATGGAgttcctgcagggaggagccCTCACAGACATCGTGTCTCAGATCAG GCTGAACGAGGAGCAGATTGCCACAGTGTGCGAGTCGGTGCTGCAGGCTCTGTCCTATCTCCACTCCCAGGGGGTCATTCACCGAGACATCAAGAGCGACTCCATTCTTCTGACGTTGGATGGCAGG GTCAAACTCTCTGATTTTGGCTTCTGTGCTCAGATCAGTAAAGATGTACCTAAAAGAAAATCCCTGGTGGGTACTCCTTATTGGATGGCTCCAGAAGTCATTGCAAGGATACCGTACACTACTGAG GTAGATATCTGGTCCCTGGGGATCATGGTGATAGAGATGGTAGATGGAGAACCCCCCTACTTCAGTGATTCTCCAGTCCAGGCAATGAAGAGACTCCGTGACAGCCCTCCTCCCAAGCTGAAAAACTTCCACAGG ACCTCCCCAGTTCTGAGAGACTTCTTGGAGAGGATGTTGACACGGGATCCACTGGAAAGAGCAACGGCACAAGAACTCCTGGATCACCCCTTTTTGCTCCAGACAGGACTTCCAGAGTGCTTGGTGCCCCTTATCCAACAGTACAGGAAGCGCACCTCCACCTGCTGA